The DNA sequence TGCAGTTGCGTTTCACGAGCTTGCTTTAGAACTACCAATAAACACCTCTGACTATTCAGCGCATTTTTATTTGGATATAGCGCCGATGCTGGCTGTTCAATTAGAAAACCGCGTCGATGAACTTATTGTGCAACAAGAGCAAATGGCATCTTCGGCATCTTATGTTGAAGAAGAGGAAGAAGAAGAAATTTTACATACTTCTGATTCATTCCAACCTGACACGATGGAAGTTAAGCCGCCTGAAGAGCGAAAAGTTACCTTGGTCACTAGAGAACATATGTCCATTCGCTGATAAAATACTCTATACTGCATCCTTTAAATTAATTAACAACAGGTCTCATCATGGTGGAAAAGAAATACATCACCTCACAAGAGTTATTAGAAGACTCTTTTCGATTAGCACACCAAGTGTTTGAAGATGGATTTAGACCCAACTTTATCGTGGGGATCTGGCGCGGTGGCGCACCCATTGGTATTGCGGTTCAGGAGTTTTTTGATTTCAAAAAGGTCGAAACTGATCACATTGCAGTTCGTACCTCGTCATACTACGGTATTGGTCAACAATCGAAAGAAATCAAAGTGCACGGCTTGCACTACCTGATAGAAAACGCAAATGCAGATGACAGCCTACTCATCGTCGATGACGTATTTGATACAGGTCGAAGCATTGAGGCTTTAATTAAACAAATAAAGTCGCTTTCAAGACTTAACACACCAAAAGACATTCGCATTGCGACACCATGGTATAAGCCAACAAACTCAAAAGTTGATATCGTACCTGACTATTACGTTAACAAAAGTGACGAGTGGTTAGTATTCCCACATGAGTTGTCTGGGTTATCACCTGAAGAGTTAAAACAAGGTAAAACCGAGCTTAGTAATATCATCGACCTATTTATCGATAAGTAACTCAATATTCTAAAACTAAAAAGGAGAGCTAAGCTCTCCTTTTTTGATCTTACAATTCACATAAATGAATAAAGGTTACTCATCTCTTACAACAATCGTTGTGTGATTCTTAAATGTGGCCGCTGATATTATCGCCCACAAATGAACGATACCACCTATGATGGCTGGCACCACTAAGAACCACAACGCATAACCACCAATGACCAACATAGCAGTTAATATTGCTGCCAAAATCCGACCTTGTACCAAAAAGCCAAGGCCAGGAAAAAATACGTTACACAACGCAGCTATCACGTTACCAGCAGATCCTTGTTCAGACATTGTTATCTCCCGTGTTTATTGACCTGAAATCGGCAATGTTACTCGTGCCGTTAAACCACCTTCTTTTCGGTTTAACAAAGTCACATCACCGCCGTGCATATCGACAATCTTTTTAATAATTGCTAATCCCAAACCACTTCCTTCGACGCCACGCGCAGCATCGCCTTGAGTGAAAGGTTCGAATAGCCTGTGCATATCTTGCTCCGGTATTCCAGGGCCCGAATCGGAAACTTCAAAGCTCACCGCTTTTTGTTCCGGCACCGAATAAGAGGTGATTAAAATATCCCCTTCTGAATAACGTAGCGCATTTTCTATCAAATTTGAAATAACTCGCTTGATCGCAATGGGACGTATCATCACCTGTGGCAGACTAATGTCTAAGTTTAATTCGAAGTGGCGCTCTCTGTTGATTTGTTCTGACTCTGCCACATCTTGCACGAGTCCGTTGAGATCCATACGATTCAGCTCTTCCATTCGGTGATGACGAATATATTCCATAAATTGGTCAATGATGGCATTCATATCTTCAATGTCATTGACGATACCTTCTCGCAAAAACGATTCGGTATCCGCCATCATTTCTGTCGCTAAGCGAATTCGAGTCAAAGGCGTACGCAAGTCATGGGATACACCAGCCATAATGAAGTTACGATCTTTTTCGAGTTGTTGTATCCCCTGAGACATGTGATTAAACGCTCGGGTAACAGCAACGATTTCTTCTGAGCCATTTTCTTTGATTTTGTCCGGAAACTCTCCGCGACCCACTTCCTCTGCGGCGTGTTGCAACGACTTGAGCGGTCGGTTTAATTGCCGGGCAAAAAACCATCCTCCAGTCACACTGACAATACCAATAGCGATGAGATAAATAAGAAGCGGTGACAAATCTTTTTTCTTAAAACCATCGAGAGGGACTTTGATCCAAATATGGGGAGCTTGTGGAGGACGAACCCAAAAGTAAAATACGTCTCCTTGGGACAATCTAACTTCGGCTTTGCCACCGAGTTGCTTTGACATTTGTGAAGAAAAATAAGGGTAAAACTCAGCTTCCTTTAAGCCCTGCTGCTCGGCTTGCTGCTGATCGAGAATACTGATATCCGTCGCTTCGAGATAACGCTTCGACAGGTCTGCGCTGATTTTGAACTCACGCTCGTCAGCAATAAATAAAACTTTTACCTGCTTAGCCAACAGGTTATTGATTTGTTGATAACTAGGTTCAATGATGTAAGACACCACACTGTAATAAGATACAATCTGGTTGAGTAACAATATGAATCCGATCAAAAAGACCGTTTGACCAAATGCACTTCGAGGCAAAATATTCATCAACGGTCCTTTAACTACTACCCTTTGCCGTCAGGGATAAAGACGTAACCTACACCCCAAACCGTCTGGATATACCTAGGCTTGGTGTGATCATCTTCAATCATTTTACGCAATCGAGAGACTTGTACATCAATACTGCGTTCAAGTGCAGAATAATCACGACCACGTGCCATATTCATTAATTTATCACGTGATAGTGGTTCTCTAGCATGAGAAATCAGAGCCTTTAAAACAGCAAACTCGCCACTGGTCAGCGGCATTATCTCTTCACCACTGCGCATTTCTCGAGTTGCTAAGTTTAGTGTGAACTCACCAAAACTAACTTCTTCTTCTTCGGTAGCTGGTGCACCTGGCACTTCCTTAGACTTGCGACGCAAAATCGCTTTGATTCTTGCTAATAACTCGCGAGGATTAAATGGCTTTGGCAGATAATCATCGGCACCGAGCTCTAGACCAATGATTCGGTCTACTTCGTCACCTTTAGCAGTTAACATAACGATTGGAATTTCGTTTTCCATCTGACGTAGACGTCGACAGATAGACAAACCATCCTCGCCCGGTAACATCAAATCCAAAACTAATAAGTGAAAGTTTTCGCGTTCTAATAGGCGATCCATTTGTTCCGCATTGGCAGCACTGCGTACAATAAAACCTTGTTCAAGGAGATATCGTTCTAATAAGCTGCGTAGCCGCATGTCGTCATCGACAACGAGAATTTTTGTAGTTTCCTGTTCCATCAAATTTACCTGTAAGCGTCACAACATATCTGAATATAAAGTAAAAAGATGGCAAATCCAAAGCACGAAAGGATTAAGGTTGTTACAAAGTTTGTCTAACGCTCATAAAAACGCCGATAGCCTGCTATTTGCTAGCCGTCTTTTAATAAATGTTGCTACAATGGATTTCTCTCTACGTCGAACAACTATGGTATGAAAACAAACCTAATTACAAGACCAGGATACATAAAGCTGCAACAGGAATTGGATACCCTGTGGCGCGAAACTCGCCCCGAGATCACCAAAAAAGTGACTTGGGCTGCAAGCTTAGGAGACCGCTCAGAAAATGCGGATTACAAGGAAAACAAACGTCTGTTGCGACAAATAGACCGACGTGTACGCTACTTACGCAAACGCCTAGAAGAATTAAAAGTCGTCGACTATGCTCCCGAACAAGAAGGTAAAGTCTTTTTTGGCGCCCGTGTTGAAATAGAAAACGAACAGCAAGAAACACTCACTTTTCAAATTGTCGGCCCTGATGAAATATACGGCGAAAAAAACGTTATTTCGATTGATTCACCGATGGCACGTGCCATTCTAAAAAAACAAGTCGACGACGAATTTGAAGTTAACACCCCTACCGGCAAAAAGCTGTGGTTCGTCAATACCATTCAGTACCCAGCAAAGCCTCAGTAGTCCCGGATTTGGAAATAAATAATGTCAGTATTAAATCAACAAATAATTCATCAAATAGCGTCTGAGCTGAGCGTTCAAGACCAACAAGTTGCAGCGGCAGTTACCTTACTTGACGAAGGTTCAACCGTGCCGTTTATTGCGCGATACAGAAAAGAAAAAACCGGTGGGTTAGACGATACTCAATTACGTAACCTAGAAAACCGACTTGGCTACCTTCGCGAACTAGAAGATCGCAGAGCCGTTATCCTCAAATCAATTACAGAACAAGAAAAGCTTACCCCAGAACTTGAAAAGTCTATCTTGGCTGCCGATAACAAAACTCGCTTAGAAGATTTGTATTTACCATACAAACCTAAACGTCGTACCAAAGGCGAAATTGCAAAAGAACAAGGACTCGAGCCGCTTGCAGACGCCCTGTTTAACGATCCAAATTTAGACCCAGAAGTAGTAGCCAAAGAATATCTTAGTGCTGATGTTGCTGACGAAAAAGCAGCACTCGATGGCGCCAAGTACATTTTAATGGAGCGTTTTGCTGAAGATGCTGATTTGTTAAATAAGATTCGCCGCTACGTAAAACAAAACGCGCACTTAGAGTCCAAAGTCATTGCCGGCAAAGAAAAAGAAGGCGCCAAGTTCCAAGACTACTTTGAACATTCAGAGCTGGCGACTAAGGTACCTTCACACCGCTTATTAGCTATGTTGCGCGGGCGCAATGAAGGTGTGTTGCAATTAACCTTAAATGCAGACCCAGAACAGGAAGCACCGGTTCGTGAGTCCCACTGTGAAAGCATTATTGCTCAACATTTTGATCTTAGCTTTAATCAAAAGGCGGCAGACAAGTGGTTAAAAACCGTGGTCCAATGGACTTGGAAAATTAAGATTTCATTGTCCGTCGAAAACGAAGTGTTAACTGAGATTAGAGAAGCCGCAGAGGTCGAAGCCATCCGCGTGTTTGCAAATAACCTAAGTGATCTTCTAATGGCGGCGCCTGCTGGAGCTAAAACAACCATTGGTATCGACCCTGGATTCAGAACCGGCTGTAAAATCGCAGTTATCGATAAAACAGGTAAATTACTTGATACCGCCACGATTTTCCCACATGAACCCCAAAACCATTGGGACAAGTCAATTCGCACTATCGAGCACCTAGCGCGCACTCACAAAGCAGAATTAATTGCGATAGGCAACGGCACTGCCTCTCGAGAAACCGACAAGCTCGCGGCCGAAGTCGTCAAAAAAGCCCCTGAATTAAAGTTAACTAAAATTATGGTGAGTGAAGCGGGTGCGTCTGTGTACTCAGCGAGTGAATTTGCCGCTAATGAGTTTCCTGATTTAGACGTATCGATTCGCGGAGCCGTGTCGATTGCGCGACGCTTACAAGACCCTCTTGCCGAGCTAGTAAAAATCGAGCCTAAATCAATTGGCGTAGGTCAATACCAACACGATGTTAGCCAAAGCTTGTTATCGAAGAGCCTAGATGCGGTGGTAGAAGATTGTGTAAACGCAGTTGGCGTTGACTTAAACACGGCTTCGGTGCCACTTTTGACTCGTGTTTCAGGGCTTAATAAAACCCTAGCTAATAATATTGTTAAATACCGCGACGCTAATGGTCGTTTTGATAACCGAAAAGACCTTAAAAAAGTCGAGCGACTCGGTCCTAAAGCCTTTGAGCAGTGCGCGGGCTTTTTGAAGATTGTCGACGGTAGCAACCCACTCGACGCGTCTTCTGTTCACCCAGAAGCCTACCCTGTGGTAAAACGCATCATCGAAACTCACCAGCGCGAAGTAAACGACATCATTGCCAACCAAGACTTTTTGAGTAACTTGGCCGCCAATGACTTTATCGACGACACCTTTGGTCTACCAACGGTGAAAGACATTATCAAAGAGCTAGAAAAGCCGGGTCGTGATCCACGCCCAGAGTTTAAAACCGCTACTTTTAAAGAAGGTGTCGAGACGCTATCAGACCTAAAAGCAAATATGATTTTGGAAGGCGTCGTAACCAACGTGACTAACTTTGGTGCCTTTGTTGATGTTGGTGTTCACCAAGATGGTTTGGTTCACATCTCTTCACTGACGGATAAGTTTGTTTCTGAACCATCAGAAGTCGTAAAAGCCGGTGATATCGTTAAAGTTAAAGTGTTGGACGTTGACGTTCCGCGTAAGCGCATTAGTTTGACGATGCGCATGGACGAACAAGCTAAATCGTCAAGTGGTGCAGGTTCTAATCGCAGTGACGCGACAAGAAACAACGGCGCTAGAAGCAATAACCAGCGTGCTTCAAACCAGCGAGTACAAGGCAATAAATCAAGTAATAACGCCTTAGGCGGTGGTGCTATGGGTAATGCATTTGCAGATGCATTTGCTAAAGCTAAGAAAAAGTAGTTTAGTAGTTAAATAACAGAAACAATGGCGCTGTGCAGTCTAGTAGCGCTCTGATAATACAATTAAAAGTGGAGTGTTTATGTTTTCTATCGGCTTTTCTTTATCACGCAGTATTGTGATTAACAGGCCAATCGAACAAGTCATGCAAAACGTTGGTGATTTTAATCACTGGAATGCATGGTCGCCATGGATCATTCAAGAACCTGACTGTCCCGTAGAGGTCAGTGGTGAGGCCAATACTGTTGGACACAGCCAAAAGTGGCAAGGTGACCGCATTGGTACTGGCAAAATTACCATTACAGATATTCAGCCAAACCAAAAAATTGCTTACGACCTCGTCTTTTTAGCACCGTGGAAAAGCCAATCTAAAACTCAATTCACTTTTGAATCTGTGACTTCAAGTGAGAGTGGAGAAGGATCTGCCACTAAAGTAAGCTGGGCGATGCAGGGCAGTTTGCCATTTTTCTTATTCTTTATGAAAAAAATGATGACCGCGATGATAGGCTCAGACTACGCTCGTGGTTTATCTATGTTAAAAGAGTACATTGAAACAGACACAGTACTGTCCAAAGTCGATATCAACGGCATCAAACCGCAAAAAGGCTTTCACTATGTTGGTTTTAGACACAAGTGCCACATCGAAAACATTAAAGAAACCATGGGGCCCGTGTTCCAACAGCTGATTGATGAACGCTTACCTCTACCAGACTTAATGCTAACTATCAGCCACAAGTTTGATTTTGTGACGGGTGAATGCGAGCTAACAGGTGCGTTTGCGTATCATGAAAAGCCAAGTTTTGATGTGCCGACCAATATGGTATTTGGTGAATACCCGGCCCATAATGCGCTTGAGATCAACCATACTGGCAGCTACTCACACCTTAGTAACGGATGGGCAACCGCAAAACACTATCAACAGTTTGCCAAGCTTAAAAGCGCCAAAAAGCTCGCTGATTATGAGGTGTATCGCAATGCGCCAAAGTCTGTCGCGGAAAAAGATTTACTCACGACGATTTTATTGCCGTTACGTGATTAGTTGTGAGTTCTTAAACAAATAAAAAGCGACGTTATGTCGCTTTTTTGTTTTCTATATTCCACCTACTTTCCGTCTATACTCCATATAGCCAATTAAGTTTGTCAGGACGATTGCGCAAACTCATCAACCATAGTGACCAGTGTCTCTGATTTGACTACTGCTGGACTCTCAACACTTTCTGTAGCTTGTGTCGTGGTGTCGCCAACCCCCCCTATCAACTCATCTCTAATCTCATTGAAGTGTTTTGACTGCTTTTCATCTAGTTGAGATTTATCAAGAACATCAATCGTATTATGCGCTAACGATTTATGGCCATCATCTAACCCATCACTTCGATGTATCGCAACGAGGACTTTAAGTAAACTGAGCGCAACTTTGACATTTTTAGGAGTCAGTTGCAGTGCTTGCTCAAGTGACTTAAGTGCTGGAGCCATCTTTTTCTTCTTAAAAAACTCCACTGCCATACTGTTAAGCTGTTTAGGCGTAAAGTGAATTTCAGATCTTTCCTTTGACTCTTGTTCGACAAATTTAGCCGTCACAGCACCGGATAGTGTCTCAGAAGCAATTTGTTTTTTAATTGCATCGAGCAATATAAGTGCCTCTTCGCGTTTACCAAGTTCGTGAAAAACCTTTACCTTATCCAAATTATCTTCAAGTGAAGTTGTCGGTTTAATACTGACCTGTGAATCAACCAAACGGGTTGCGAGTGCAGACTCTTCTTGAGCATTAAGTAGACGTGCCCGAACTACCACCAACTGCTCTTTAAAATCCGAACTATTGGCGCTGTTTTCTAACTCTTGAATATAAGCTTCTATTCGATTTAATAACTTATAAGACTCAATACTGTCTACAGACTGAGCCAAATCAATACCTGAGCGAATAACGTTGAACATTAAGTCAGGTGAGTCGTGAATAGAATTTTTAGCGTACTTAGCCATATTAACCGTTGCTAAGTATTGAGCTTTCTGGTCGTGATTAAGCCTTGCTAGGTCCCATACTTTCTTGTTCCTGGCAATATTACGAGGTGACAGCGCTGCTGCTTTTTGGATTTCTTCGTAGGCTTTTTGATAATCTTCTTTGTCGACATAATATTCAGCCAGTAAGTCAAAGGTGGCAAATCGCGTTTCCACTTTTTGGGTCATTGTTTCTAACTGTTTTTCGATTTCTGAGATTTTGTCCTGTTTTAACAGTGCATGAACATAACCAAGGTGAACCCAAGAAAAATTACACTGCTCGAACAGTTCTCGATAATAGGTCTCAGCTACCGAAAACTCTCTGAGTTTTAAATAACACTCGCCCTTCATGCGCAATAAATGGTTTTGATATTTTTTTAGTTCTGGGTTCAACAAGTGTCGGTCGATGTAATAGATCGCTTGTCCGAAATCGCGATTGTCAATGCTTCGGTATACGTTAGAGAGGCTGCGCTTGGTGTTTAACGCATGACTAAAACGGCTGGTAATTTGTTGAACATTAAGAGGCTTTACCCAAAAATCATCGGGTTGGAGTTCTGAAATACTGTTTACCAGGGTTTCGTCAGTTTCTGAGCTCAAAAAAATCAATAGAGTACTTTTGTTGACGTAACCTTTGACCTTCATTTCTTCAAGAATATGAAAACCATCTCGGTCACTTTTTACATTAAACGCACAGAGCACCACATCAAACTGAATCTCAGCACATAACCTAAGACCGTAAAAGGCATTTTCTGCCGATTTTATATTTTGTAGGCCGAGTTCATTGAGAGTTTTTTTGATGATGTCATGGACAAGAATATTATCGTCGATAATAAGAACGTTGAGATCTTCAACGCGTTTAGGCTTGTGTTGCGCTGCCAATTCCATTTGTATTTCTCCAAAAGTGTTGCATGTCACCACATACTGCGAACACTATGAGTATGCCAGTATAAATCGTTTAAGACCAACCAATCTGTCTCAAAAACAGTAACAAACTTGAGTTTATTTATTCTTTTTTGCTCGGGGGTGGGCTTTGTCATAAACAGAAGCCAAGTGCTGGTAATCCAGATGCGTATAAATTTGCGTGGTGGATAGGTTTTGATGGCCCAATAGCTCTTGCACAGCCCTTAAATCACCACTCGATTCTAACACGTGAGACGCAAAAGAATGACGTAATTTATGTGGGTGTAAGGTGCCTTTTAGACCTTGTTTTTGAGCCCAGTGTTTAAGGCGCTGATCAATTTGACGAGTCGACAAGCGATTGCCGAGCTTACTTAAAAACAATGGCGCAGTTTGAGTATCTGTACGCTCAGTTTCAAACAGTACTCTATGTTTCAGCCAATCATTGATCGCTTGTAATGCTAATTGACCCAAAGGAACGATTCGCTCTCGATTTCCTTTACCCAATACTCGCACTTCTCTATCGCTGAGGTTTAGAGAAGAAATGTTCAACCCTGCTAATTCAGACAGTCGAAGGCCGCTACTGTAGAACAACTCCATTATAGCTTTATCACGAAACTCAATGGGTGACTCAGGCTCAAAAGACAATAACCCTGAAAGCTCATCTACCGACATATTCTTAGGTAAGGCACGACCGCTTTTAGGAGCGCTGACAAGTTCAGACGGATCCGTTGTAATAACGCCCTTTTGCAACAAAAATCGAAACAGGCCTTTGCAAGAAGATACTTTGTTTTGAATGGATGAGGGTTTTAAATTGGCTTTTTTGAAACTCACCAACCAGCGTTTTAAATCCGCTTCTGATACTTCAGACCAATGGCTGATTGAATCACGATGTAACTGAACCGCGAGCGATAGTAGAGGTCTAAGGTAAGTTGCAAGAGTGTGTTTGGAGTAACCTCTTTCGTGTTGCAAAAAGGATAGGTAACGCTCGAGATCTGCTACCATCGCCGAAGGTAAAGATGTCTTCACATCATCGGGAATTGCGGTCACTCCGCTTGCGCCTCACCTTCTACCTGGCTGACTTCGTCACCTTTGACAAGATGAACAAAGTGTTTACTTAAAAGACGAGCCAATTCCTTGATAAAAAAGGTATCCATTTGCGGTTGGAAATGATCAGCTTGTTTTGCACCAAATGCTGCAATACCAAAAATTTCTTCGCACTCCTCACTTTCGTGAACCACTTCGATTAGTGCAATGGATTTCGCTTCTTCATCAAACACAACTTCCATTAACTCATTCGATAAACGGCCAAGGTAAGTCCCCTTATCACCAAGTTTAGCTTGAAGGTGCAAATAAGCTTCGTCTTGAGGTTGTAAGAGTCTGAATTGAACTAGGTATAAGTGGTCTTGACAGATTTTGCTAACGACGTTTTCAAGCTCTGCAATGCTAGGGCAGCCGACCAACGAAATATAGATTTCGCTGATAGCTTTAAATATCACTTCATTGACTCGAGCATTATCAATCAATATCGACAACTGCTCTTCCATTTCTGTGATCTTGTTGCGCTGCATTTCTTGGCGTTTTTCTAACAACGAAATTGCCCCACGTGAGATGTGAGGGATTTGAATCTCGGTTACCATGTCAGGAAATTGAGCAAAAAAATCTGGGTTTTGCTCTAAGTACGCTTTGACCTGATCGGGATCAAGATTCATTGGTCCATCGTTATTTGGCTTCGCCGTTTTGCTCATAAGTGTATTTGTCCATCAAACACATATTGCGCCGGACCTGTCATCTTGACGGGCGATGATTCATCATGCCAACGAATATGTAAGCTACCACCTGGTAAATCTACTTGAACTTTACTACCAAGTAAATCTTGAATTCGGCCTATGACTACCGCTGCACAAGCGCCACTGCCACAAGCAAGTGTCTCTCCAGCACCGCGTTCAAACACGCGTAATTTAATATGCTCGGAGTTAATAATTTGCATAAACCCAATATTAGCATTTTCTGGAAAACGTTCATGTTTTTCTAACTCAGCACCCAAGCCAAGTACATCGGTGTTCTCCAAATCGTCGACAACTACCACTCCATGCGGGTTACCCATCGACACTACACCAGCCATTACCGTTTTTTCAGAGGTCTGTAACAAGTAGGTTTTTTCTTGCTGATTAGCAACAAACGGGATTTTTTTAGGTTCAAAAATCGGCCTACCCATGTTGACGGTGACTTGGTCTTCACCTTCTAGGTACAACACCATGTTGCCTGATTTTGTGCTCACTTTAATAGCAGTTTTGTTAGTAAGCCCTTTTAAATGAACAAATCGAGCAAAACAGCGTGCACCGTTGCCGCACTGCTGCACTTCTGAACCATCTGAATTAAAAATTCGGTAGTGAAAATCCAGCTCTGGATCGTATGGTGG is a window from the Psychrosphaera ytuae genome containing:
- the envZ gene encoding two-component system sensor histidine kinase EnvZ, encoding MNILPRSAFGQTVFLIGFILLLNQIVSYYSVVSYIIEPSYQQINNLLAKQVKVLFIADEREFKISADLSKRYLEATDISILDQQQAEQQGLKEAEFYPYFSSQMSKQLGGKAEVRLSQGDVFYFWVRPPQAPHIWIKVPLDGFKKKDLSPLLIYLIAIGIVSVTGGWFFARQLNRPLKSLQHAAEEVGRGEFPDKIKENGSEEIVAVTRAFNHMSQGIQQLEKDRNFIMAGVSHDLRTPLTRIRLATEMMADTESFLREGIVNDIEDMNAIIDQFMEYIRHHRMEELNRMDLNGLVQDVAESEQINRERHFELNLDISLPQVMIRPIAIKRVISNLIENALRYSEGDILITSYSVPEQKAVSFEVSDSGPGIPEQDMHRLFEPFTQGDAARGVEGSGLGLAIIKKIVDMHGGDVTLLNRKEGGLTARVTLPISGQ
- a CDS encoding Tex family protein, coding for MSVLNQQIIHQIASELSVQDQQVAAAVTLLDEGSTVPFIARYRKEKTGGLDDTQLRNLENRLGYLRELEDRRAVILKSITEQEKLTPELEKSILAADNKTRLEDLYLPYKPKRRTKGEIAKEQGLEPLADALFNDPNLDPEVVAKEYLSADVADEKAALDGAKYILMERFAEDADLLNKIRRYVKQNAHLESKVIAGKEKEGAKFQDYFEHSELATKVPSHRLLAMLRGRNEGVLQLTLNADPEQEAPVRESHCESIIAQHFDLSFNQKAADKWLKTVVQWTWKIKISLSVENEVLTEIREAAEVEAIRVFANNLSDLLMAAPAGAKTTIGIDPGFRTGCKIAVIDKTGKLLDTATIFPHEPQNHWDKSIRTIEHLARTHKAELIAIGNGTASRETDKLAAEVVKKAPELKLTKIMVSEAGASVYSASEFAANEFPDLDVSIRGAVSIARRLQDPLAELVKIEPKSIGVGQYQHDVSQSLLSKSLDAVVEDCVNAVGVDLNTASVPLLTRVSGLNKTLANNIVKYRDANGRFDNRKDLKKVERLGPKAFEQCAGFLKIVDGSNPLDASSVHPEAYPVVKRIIETHQREVNDIIANQDFLSNLAANDFIDDTFGLPTVKDIIKELEKPGRDPRPEFKTATFKEGVETLSDLKANMILEGVVTNVTNFGAFVDVGVHQDGLVHISSLTDKFVSEPSEVVKAGDIVKVKVLDVDVPRKRISLTMRMDEQAKSSSGAGSNRSDATRNNGARSNNQRASNQRVQGNKSSNNALGGGAMGNAFADAFAKAKKK
- the dapF gene encoding diaminopimelate epimerase codes for the protein MLLNFTKMHGLGNDFMVVDGVTQNVFLSKEQIKKLADRNFGIGFDQLLMVEPPYDPELDFHYRIFNSDGSEVQQCGNGARCFARFVHLKGLTNKTAIKVSTKSGNMVLYLEGEDQVTVNMGRPIFEPKKIPFVANQQEKTYLLQTSEKTVMAGVVSMGNPHGVVVVDDLENTDVLGLGAELEKHERFPENANIGFMQIINSEHIKLRVFERGAGETLACGSGACAAVVIGRIQDLLGSKVQVDLPGGSLHIRWHDESSPVKMTGPAQYVFDGQIHL
- the ompR gene encoding osmolarity response regulator transcription factor OmpR; the protein is MEQETTKILVVDDDMRLRSLLERYLLEQGFIVRSAANAEQMDRLLERENFHLLVLDLMLPGEDGLSICRRLRQMENEIPIVMLTAKGDEVDRIIGLELGADDYLPKPFNPRELLARIKAILRRKSKEVPGAPATEEEEVSFGEFTLNLATREMRSGEEIMPLTSGEFAVLKALISHAREPLSRDKLMNMARGRDYSALERSIDVQVSRLRKMIEDDHTKPRYIQTVWGVGYVFIPDGKG
- a CDS encoding DUF484 family protein, which codes for MSKTAKPNNDGPMNLDPDQVKAYLEQNPDFFAQFPDMVTEIQIPHISRGAISLLEKRQEMQRNKITEMEEQLSILIDNARVNEVIFKAISEIYISLVGCPSIAELENVVSKICQDHLYLVQFRLLQPQDEAYLHLQAKLGDKGTYLGRLSNELMEVVFDEEAKSIALIEVVHESEECEEIFGIAAFGAKQADHFQPQMDTFFIKELARLLSKHFVHLVKGDEVSQVEGEAQAE
- a CDS encoding response regulator translates to MELAAQHKPKRVEDLNVLIIDDNILVHDIIKKTLNELGLQNIKSAENAFYGLRLCAEIQFDVVLCAFNVKSDRDGFHILEEMKVKGYVNKSTLLIFLSSETDETLVNSISELQPDDFWVKPLNVQQITSRFSHALNTKRSLSNVYRSIDNRDFGQAIYYIDRHLLNPELKKYQNHLLRMKGECYLKLREFSVAETYYRELFEQCNFSWVHLGYVHALLKQDKISEIEKQLETMTQKVETRFATFDLLAEYYVDKEDYQKAYEEIQKAAALSPRNIARNKKVWDLARLNHDQKAQYLATVNMAKYAKNSIHDSPDLMFNVIRSGIDLAQSVDSIESYKLLNRIEAYIQELENSANSSDFKEQLVVVRARLLNAQEESALATRLVDSQVSIKPTTSLEDNLDKVKVFHELGKREEALILLDAIKKQIASETLSGAVTAKFVEQESKERSEIHFTPKQLNSMAVEFFKKKKMAPALKSLEQALQLTPKNVKVALSLLKVLVAIHRSDGLDDGHKSLAHNTIDVLDKSQLDEKQSKHFNEIRDELIGGVGDTTTQATESVESPAVVKSETLVTMVDEFAQSS
- the greB gene encoding transcription elongation factor GreB, with translation MKTNLITRPGYIKLQQELDTLWRETRPEITKKVTWAASLGDRSENADYKENKRLLRQIDRRVRYLRKRLEELKVVDYAPEQEGKVFFGARVEIENEQQETLTFQIVGPDEIYGEKNVISIDSPMARAILKKQVDDEFEVNTPTGKKLWFVNTIQYPAKPQ
- the xerC gene encoding tyrosine recombinase XerC — protein: MTAIPDDVKTSLPSAMVADLERYLSFLQHERGYSKHTLATYLRPLLSLAVQLHRDSISHWSEVSEADLKRWLVSFKKANLKPSSIQNKVSSCKGLFRFLLQKGVITTDPSELVSAPKSGRALPKNMSVDELSGLLSFEPESPIEFRDKAIMELFYSSGLRLSELAGLNISSLNLSDREVRVLGKGNRERIVPLGQLALQAINDWLKHRVLFETERTDTQTAPLFLSKLGNRLSTRQIDQRLKHWAQKQGLKGTLHPHKLRHSFASHVLESSGDLRAVQELLGHQNLSTTQIYTHLDYQHLASVYDKAHPRAKKNK
- a CDS encoding SRPBCC family protein is translated as MFSIGFSLSRSIVINRPIEQVMQNVGDFNHWNAWSPWIIQEPDCPVEVSGEANTVGHSQKWQGDRIGTGKITITDIQPNQKIAYDLVFLAPWKSQSKTQFTFESVTSSESGEGSATKVSWAMQGSLPFFLFFMKKMMTAMIGSDYARGLSMLKEYIETDTVLSKVDINGIKPQKGFHYVGFRHKCHIENIKETMGPVFQQLIDERLPLPDLMLTISHKFDFVTGECELTGAFAYHEKPSFDVPTNMVFGEYPAHNALEINHTGSYSHLSNGWATAKHYQQFAKLKSAKKLADYEVYRNAPKSVAEKDLLTTILLPLRD
- a CDS encoding phosphoribosyltransferase, giving the protein MEKKYITSQELLEDSFRLAHQVFEDGFRPNFIVGIWRGGAPIGIAVQEFFDFKKVETDHIAVRTSSYYGIGQQSKEIKVHGLHYLIENANADDSLLIVDDVFDTGRSIEALIKQIKSLSRLNTPKDIRIATPWYKPTNSKVDIVPDYYVNKSDEWLVFPHELSGLSPEELKQGKTELSNIIDLFIDK